A DNA window from Sulfitobacter noctilucicola contains the following coding sequences:
- a CDS encoding LON peptidase substrate-binding domain-containing protein, with protein MIKPTELPDTIAIFPLAGALLLPRSRLPLHIFEPRYLQMIEDALKTDARLIGMVQPNAIPGREGSGLHTIGCAGRITQFSETEDGRYMITLGGVSRFRVVKEVEGFSPYRKCDVSWDGFERDLGDEEGDDGFHRKPFLDLLGRYFETRGLSADWSTLKEADDELLINSLSMMLDLDPEDKQALLEAPSLETRRETLVTLIEYAMRGGQDEGMMQ; from the coding sequence ATGATAAAGCCAACAGAACTACCCGACACAATTGCGATTTTTCCGTTGGCAGGAGCACTCTTGCTTCCGCGCTCACGACTACCATTGCATATTTTTGAACCGCGGTACCTGCAGATGATCGAAGATGCGCTCAAGACAGACGCGCGGCTGATCGGTATGGTACAGCCAAATGCAATTCCGGGCCGCGAAGGTTCGGGCTTGCACACCATCGGATGCGCAGGGCGCATCACCCAGTTTTCAGAGACCGAAGACGGCCGGTACATGATCACCCTCGGGGGTGTATCGCGTTTTCGGGTGGTCAAAGAGGTCGAAGGTTTCAGCCCGTATCGCAAATGCGATGTAAGCTGGGACGGTTTCGAACGTGACTTGGGCGATGAGGAGGGGGATGATGGTTTTCACCGGAAGCCATTCCTTGATCTGCTTGGGCGGTACTTTGAAACGCGTGGCCTTTCTGCTGACTGGAGCACGTTGAAAGAGGCCGATGATGAGTTGCTCATCAACTCCCTTTCGATGATGCTGGACCTTGATCCTGAGGACAAACAGGCGCTCCTTGAGGCACCCTCGCTAGAAACGCGGCGTGAGACGTTGGTAACGCTGATCGAGTATGCCATGCGGGGCGGGCAGGATGAGGGAATGATGCAATGA
- a CDS encoding Trm112 family protein has product MNDTVVQFDRRMLEALVCPRTQTRLSYDADKQELVSKAASLAYPIRNGIPVMLIDEARKLD; this is encoded by the coding sequence ATGAACGACACAGTTGTCCAATTTGACCGCCGAATGCTGGAGGCGTTGGTATGTCCGCGCACCCAGACAAGGCTCAGCTATGATGCGGACAAGCAGGAACTTGTGTCAAAGGCGGCATCACTGGCCTATCCGATCCGTAACGGGATCCCCGTTATGCTGATCGATGAGGCGCGTAAGCTTGACTAA
- a CDS encoding FAD-dependent oxidoreductase, which yields MSFDTDIAIVGGGLNGTALALALAQAGQRVTLIDAQGIAPRQSPDFDGRSYALALASTRLLDGIGIWQDIEPNAQPMLEIKVTDGRAGDGPSPMFMHFDHAEIEEGPMGFMVEDRHLRRVLMDAVAASDLVTQMNGESVVRQHVDAAGITLALANEETLRARLAVGADGRGTGMGQRAGIKRIEWDYDQTALVCAISHEKPHNGVAHQFFMPPGPLAILPLTENRSSIVWSENAANAAAINALSDEDYLGVLRPRFGSFLGEVSLAGARYTYPLGLSLAHMMVAPRVALVGDAAHGVHPIAGQGLNAGLRDIAALAEVIADAARRGEDIGSDAALARYQEWRRFDNAALALATDSFNRLFSNDNPLVRMARDIGMAAVNALPGLRRGFIREAAGLTGDLPRLMRGKPL from the coding sequence ATGAGTTTTGATACAGATATTGCAATCGTCGGTGGCGGTTTGAATGGCACAGCTCTGGCGCTTGCTTTGGCGCAGGCGGGCCAGCGTGTGACGTTGATAGATGCACAAGGCATCGCCCCGCGTCAGAGTCCCGATTTTGATGGCCGCTCCTACGCGCTGGCACTCGCATCAACACGGTTGTTGGATGGCATCGGTATCTGGCAGGATATTGAGCCGAACGCACAACCGATGCTTGAGATCAAAGTAACGGATGGGCGCGCCGGTGACGGGCCGTCGCCGATGTTCATGCATTTTGATCACGCCGAGATCGAAGAAGGCCCGATGGGCTTTATGGTTGAGGACCGGCACCTGCGGCGTGTCCTGATGGATGCTGTAGCCGCATCGGATCTTGTCACCCAGATGAATGGCGAAAGCGTTGTACGTCAGCATGTCGATGCTGCGGGGATCACTCTGGCCCTTGCAAACGAAGAGACCCTGCGCGCGCGATTGGCCGTTGGTGCGGACGGGCGCGGTACGGGGATGGGTCAACGTGCAGGTATCAAGCGCATAGAATGGGACTATGACCAGACAGCGCTGGTCTGTGCAATTTCGCATGAAAAGCCGCATAATGGTGTGGCGCACCAGTTCTTCATGCCGCCAGGCCCTCTGGCTATCCTTCCGTTGACAGAAAACAGGTCATCCATTGTCTGGAGCGAAAATGCCGCGAATGCAGCTGCGATCAATGCCCTTTCGGACGAGGATTATCTGGGCGTTTTGCGCCCCCGTTTCGGTAGTTTTCTGGGTGAGGTTTCGCTCGCCGGTGCGCGTTACACCTATCCGCTGGGCCTGTCGCTTGCCCATATGATGGTTGCCCCACGCGTGGCGCTTGTTGGTGATGCGGCGCATGGCGTGCATCCGATTGCAGGTCAGGGTCTGAATGCAGGTCTGCGCGATATCGCGGCACTGGCCGAGGTTATCGCAGACGCCGCCCGTCGGGGCGAAGACATTGGATCAGATGCAGCGCTGGCGCGGTATCAGGAATGGCGCAGATTCGACAACGCCGCGTTGGCATTGGCGACAGATAGCTTCAACCGGCTGTTTTCGAATGATAATCCATTGGTTCGCATGGCGCGTGATATTGGAATGGCAGCCGTGAACGCCCTACCCGGCTTGCGCCGAGGATTCATTCGTGAAGCAGCCGGACTAACTGGCGACCTGCCCCGCCTCATGCGGGGCAAGCCCCTTTAG
- the trxA gene encoding thioredoxin has protein sequence MELNLMGAAGADTADLIKDSDEASFMTDVVEASQDIPVIVDFWAPWCGPCKTLGPQLEDAVKAAKGAVKMVKVNVDEAQMIAGQLQIQSIPTVYAFHKGQPIDGFQGAVPQSEIKEFVDRVVKAAGGEAPGDGLAEAIEAAEEMLAEGAASDAAQTFAAILGEDPNHAGAYGGMVRAHIAMGELDQAEALLNGAPIEISTAPELEAAHAQLQLARQAADAGPVAELTQAVEDAPDDLQARFDLAQALYANDDAEGAVDHLLELFKRDKEWNEGAAKTQLFTIFDALKPNDPVVLNGRRKLSSMIFA, from the coding sequence ATGGAACTGAATCTGATGGGCGCTGCGGGCGCCGACACTGCTGATCTGATCAAGGACAGCGACGAAGCAAGCTTTATGACCGACGTGGTCGAAGCCTCGCAGGATATCCCGGTAATCGTGGATTTCTGGGCCCCCTGGTGTGGTCCGTGCAAGACACTTGGCCCCCAGCTTGAAGACGCAGTCAAAGCAGCCAAGGGTGCTGTGAAGATGGTCAAGGTCAACGTGGACGAGGCGCAGATGATCGCCGGGCAGTTGCAAATCCAGTCCATCCCGACGGTTTATGCCTTTCACAAAGGTCAGCCGATTGACGGGTTTCAGGGTGCCGTACCCCAGTCCGAAATCAAAGAATTCGTTGACCGTGTAGTGAAAGCTGCGGGTGGCGAAGCGCCGGGTGACGGGCTGGCCGAAGCGATTGAGGCCGCAGAAGAAATGCTGGCGGAAGGGGCTGCATCTGATGCCGCCCAAACATTTGCGGCAATCCTTGGCGAAGACCCGAACCACGCCGGTGCCTACGGCGGCATGGTACGTGCGCATATTGCGATGGGCGAACTGGATCAGGCCGAAGCCTTGTTGAACGGTGCACCGATTGAAATTTCCACCGCGCCCGAGCTTGAAGCAGCGCATGCGCAATTGCAGCTTGCCCGTCAGGCCGCAGATGCCGGTCCAGTGGCAGAGCTGACCCAAGCGGTAGAAGACGCGCCAGACGATTTACAGGCGCGTTTCGACCTCGCGCAGGCGCTTTATGCAAACGACGACGCCGAAGGCGCAGTTGACCATCTGCTAGAGCTTTTCAAGCGCGACAAGGAATGGAATGAAGGTGCCGCCAAGACCCAGCTCTTTACCATTTTCGACGCTTTGAAACCAAACGATCCCGTTGTTTTGAATGGAAGACGCAAATTGAGCTCGATGATATTTGCCTGA